From one Streptomyces sp. CA-210063 genomic stretch:
- a CDS encoding RDD family protein: MDKRQAIGSWLSGPRAAAEEAGVDFGYRGEQLGLPEEGPGSIARPGRRLGALAVDWGLCLLIAYGLITDGYDQATSNWALLIFFLLHVLTLGTVGFTPGKRLFGLRVVAQDTGTVNPWRAAVRTVLLCLAVPALVWDRDGRGLHDRLARTVEVRI, translated from the coding sequence GTGGACAAGAGGCAAGCAATCGGATCGTGGCTCTCCGGCCCCCGCGCGGCCGCGGAGGAAGCCGGAGTCGACTTCGGATACAGGGGAGAGCAGCTCGGTCTGCCGGAGGAGGGGCCGGGTTCCATCGCCCGCCCCGGACGGCGCCTCGGTGCCCTAGCCGTCGACTGGGGTCTCTGCCTCTTGATCGCATACGGCCTGATCACCGACGGCTACGACCAGGCCACCAGCAACTGGGCCCTGCTCATCTTCTTCCTGCTCCACGTCCTCACCCTGGGCACGGTCGGCTTCACCCCGGGTAAGCGCCTCTTCGGCCTCCGCGTCGTCGCCCAGGACACCGGCACGGTGAACCCCTGGCGCGCCGCCGTCCGCACGGTCCTGCTGTGCCTGGCCGTTCCCGCCCTGGTCTGGGACCGCGACGGCCGGGGCCTGCACGACCGGCTGGCGCGCACGGTGGAGGTCCGCATCTGA
- the pspAB gene encoding PspA-associated protein PspAB yields MGLLDIILGRTKPVAPDLDRLFALPSASVTLEAAVSLTPTGTGAVCFASVEGGAFDDVRREVRALLDADAGRTGPPVEIERDEYGYSWLLSRRRPEELPALVSDLHAVNSALESDGFGPQLLCSVVGFRGDEDGDGVGGRLGLVYLYKRGTFYPFTPLPGAGQRRDHALELRVRAVLGDDLRIEPELSRWFPIWGAPGL; encoded by the coding sequence ATGGGGCTCCTGGACATCATCCTCGGCCGTACGAAGCCGGTCGCACCCGACCTCGACCGGCTCTTCGCCCTGCCCTCGGCCTCGGTCACGCTGGAGGCGGCCGTCTCCCTCACCCCGACCGGCACGGGCGCCGTGTGCTTCGCGTCCGTCGAGGGCGGGGCCTTCGACGACGTACGACGGGAGGTGCGGGCGCTGCTCGACGCGGACGCGGGGCGGACCGGGCCGCCCGTCGAGATCGAGCGGGACGAGTACGGCTATTCATGGCTGCTCTCCCGGCGGAGGCCGGAGGAGCTGCCCGCGCTGGTGAGTGATCTGCACGCGGTCAACAGCGCCCTGGAGAGCGACGGGTTCGGGCCGCAACTGCTGTGCTCGGTGGTCGGATTCCGGGGAGACGAGGACGGAGACGGTGTCGGCGGGCGGCTCGGGCTCGTCTATCTCTACAAGCGCGGGACGTTCTACCCCTTCACGCCGCTGCCGGGTGCGGGGCAGCGGCGCGACCACGCGCTGGAGCTGCGCGTCCGGGCCGTACTCGGGGACGATCTGCGGATCGAGCCCGAGCTGAGCCGGTGGTTCCCGATCTGGGGTGCCCCGGGGCTGTGA
- a CDS encoding arsenate reductase family protein: protein MEIWINPACSKCRSALSVLDAEGADYTVRRYLEDVPSGDEIRAVLDRLGLEPWDITRTQEAAAKELGLKEWARDADTRDRWIKALAEHPKLIQRPIITADDGTAVVARTDEAVRDALAR, encoded by the coding sequence ATGGAGATCTGGATCAATCCCGCCTGTTCCAAGTGCCGCAGCGCGCTCAGCGTGCTCGACGCGGAGGGCGCCGACTACACCGTCCGCCGCTATCTGGAGGACGTCCCGAGCGGGGACGAGATCCGCGCCGTACTGGACCGGCTCGGACTCGAACCGTGGGACATCACCCGCACCCAGGAGGCCGCCGCCAAGGAGCTCGGCCTCAAGGAGTGGGCCCGGGACGCCGACACGCGCGACCGGTGGATCAAGGCGCTCGCCGAGCACCCGAAGCTCATCCAGCGGCCGATCATCACCGCGGACGACGGCACGGCGGTGGTGGCCCGCACGGACGAGGCGGTACGGGACGCTCTGGCCCGATAG
- the glnA gene encoding type I glutamate--ammonia ligase, with the protein MFQNADEAKKFIADEDVKFVDVRFCDLPGVMQHFTIPAEAFDPAEELAFDGSSIRGFQAIHESDMALRADLSTARVDSFRRDKTVNINFFIHDPITGEQYSRDPRNVAKKAEAYLASTGIADTAYFGPEAEFYVFDSVRFKTAENEAYYHIDSEAGAWNTGALEDNRGYKVRYKGGYFPAPPVDHFADLRAEISLELAASGLQVERQHHEVGTAGQAEINYKFNTLLAAADDLQLFKYIVKNVAWRNGKTATFMPKPIFGDNGSGMHVHQSLWSGGSPLFYDEAGYAGLSDTARYYIGGILKHAPSLLAFTNPTVNSYHRLVPGFEAPVNLVYSQRNRSAAMRIPITGSNPKAKRVEFRAPDSSGNPYLAFSALLLAGLDGIKNKIEPAEPIDKDLYELAPEEHAGVPQVPTSLPAVLDSLERDHEFLLQGDVFTPDLIETWIDYKRTNEIAPLQLRPHPHEFELYFDV; encoded by the coding sequence ATGTTCCAGAACGCCGACGAGGCCAAGAAGTTCATCGCGGACGAGGACGTCAAGTTCGTCGACGTCCGCTTCTGCGACCTGCCGGGCGTGATGCAGCACTTCACGATTCCGGCCGAGGCCTTCGACCCGGCCGAGGAGCTCGCGTTCGACGGCTCCTCGATCCGCGGCTTCCAGGCCATCCACGAGTCCGACATGGCGCTCCGCGCCGACCTGTCCACCGCGCGCGTCGACTCGTTCCGCCGCGACAAGACGGTCAACATCAACTTCTTCATCCACGACCCGATCACGGGCGAGCAGTACTCCCGTGACCCGCGGAACGTGGCGAAGAAGGCCGAGGCCTACCTCGCCTCCACCGGTATCGCCGACACCGCGTACTTCGGCCCCGAGGCCGAGTTCTACGTCTTCGACAGCGTGCGCTTCAAGACCGCCGAGAACGAGGCGTACTACCACATCGACTCCGAGGCGGGTGCCTGGAACACGGGTGCGCTGGAGGACAACCGCGGTTACAAGGTCCGCTACAAGGGCGGTTACTTCCCGGCCCCGCCGGTCGACCACTTCGCCGACCTGCGTGCCGAGATCTCCCTGGAGCTGGCCGCCTCCGGCCTCCAGGTCGAGCGCCAGCACCACGAGGTGGGCACCGCCGGCCAGGCCGAGATCAACTACAAGTTCAACACGCTGCTCGCCGCGGCCGACGACCTCCAGCTCTTCAAGTACATCGTGAAGAACGTGGCCTGGCGCAACGGCAAGACCGCGACCTTCATGCCGAAGCCGATCTTCGGTGACAACGGCTCGGGCATGCACGTCCACCAGTCCCTGTGGTCGGGCGGCTCCCCGCTCTTCTATGACGAGGCCGGTTACGCGGGCCTGTCGGACACCGCCCGCTACTACATCGGCGGCATCCTCAAGCACGCCCCGTCGCTGCTGGCCTTCACCAACCCGACGGTGAACTCGTACCACCGTCTCGTCCCGGGCTTCGAGGCCCCGGTGAACCTGGTGTACTCGCAGCGCAACCGCTCCGCCGCCATGCGTATCCCGATCACGGGTTCGAACCCGAAGGCCAAGCGCGTCGAGTTCCGCGCGCCCGACTCCTCCGGCAACCCGTACCTCGCCTTCTCGGCCCTGCTGCTCGCTGGCCTCGACGGCATCAAGAACAAGATCGAGCCGGCCGAGCCGATCGACAAGGACCTCTACGAGCTGGCCCCCGAGGAGCACGCGGGCGTCCCGCAGGTCCCGACCTCGCTCCCGGCCGTCCTCGACTCCCTCGAGCGCGACCACGAGTTCCTCCTCCAGGGCGACGTCTTCACGCCGGACCTGATCGAGACGTGGATCGACTACAAGCGCACCAACGAGATCGCCCCGCTGCAGCTGCGTCCGCACCCGCACGAGTTCGAGCTGTACTTCGACGTGTGA
- a CDS encoding septal ring lytic transglycosylase RlpA family protein: MSRRRTLGTKKKVALFVTAAAVAGGGAFAMAATSNAAQTAAESSVCQGLATALGNNERFIADQKASPDAQSEARIANREAVVAQIKVQQEASGCVAGESAQGSQAAQPAQPSAPATETGGSAQDPQGDEAAGNAGGAGDTGDTGNAGAGEQVCEGSTVTLSGEGGAPAASSNQFPAGTKLRVTNLDNDKSTTVEVTSVSGSCVLLNNTAFEEVREPGKFLIRRALIEKVE; encoded by the coding sequence ATGTCGCGTAGGAGAACGCTCGGCACGAAGAAGAAGGTCGCCCTGTTCGTGACCGCGGCGGCGGTGGCGGGAGGCGGGGCCTTCGCCATGGCGGCCACGTCGAACGCGGCGCAGACCGCGGCGGAGTCCAGTGTCTGTCAGGGCCTGGCCACCGCGCTCGGCAACAACGAGCGGTTCATCGCGGACCAGAAGGCGAGCCCCGACGCCCAGTCGGAGGCCCGGATCGCCAACCGCGAGGCGGTCGTCGCCCAGATCAAGGTCCAGCAGGAGGCGTCCGGTTGCGTCGCCGGGGAGTCGGCTCAGGGCTCTCAGGCGGCACAGCCCGCGCAGCCTTCCGCGCCGGCCACGGAGACCGGGGGGTCGGCTCAGGACCCCCAGGGCGACGAGGCCGCGGGGAACGCGGGAGGCGCCGGGGACACCGGTGACACGGGGAACGCCGGGGCCGGCGAGCAGGTCTGCGAGGGCTCCACCGTCACCCTCTCCGGGGAGGGCGGCGCCCCGGCCGCGTCCAGCAACCAGTTCCCGGCCGGCACGAAGCTCAGGGTGACCAACCTGGACAACGACAAGTCCACGACCGTCGAGGTCACCTCGGTCTCCGGAAGCTGTGTCCTGCTGAACAACACCGCCTTCGAGGAGGTCCGGGAACCCGGCAAGTTCCTGATCCGCCGCGCGCTGATCGAGAAGGTGGAATGA
- the htpX gene encoding zinc metalloprotease HtpX, which produces MSNRFRSDPRLTVRMTVTLFLLGLLYVLFVAVLIALLKSWVLVVVLAAGLLGAQYWFSDRVALYAMRGRVVEREEYPRLHGVVDRLCAVADMPKPRVAVAHMEMPNAFATGRNADHAVVCVTTGMLRRLEPHELEGVLAHELSHVAHRDVAVMTVASFLGVIAGLVARFAFYSHVFGGRRDQNTAVVFSVIMGVSAAVYVLSFLLIRVLSRYRELAADRAGALLTGRPSALASALTRVTGDIARIPTRDLRASQAFNAFYFTPALGGRPHLARFFATHPPLEQRLDQLGRISAELGEDSAPGSGKAG; this is translated from the coding sequence ATGTCGAACCGGTTCCGGAGTGATCCCCGGCTGACCGTGCGGATGACCGTCACGCTGTTTCTGCTCGGACTGCTGTACGTGCTGTTCGTGGCCGTGCTGATCGCGCTGCTGAAGTCCTGGGTGCTGGTCGTGGTGCTCGCGGCGGGGCTGCTGGGCGCGCAGTACTGGTTCTCCGACCGGGTCGCCCTGTACGCGATGCGGGGGCGTGTGGTGGAGCGGGAGGAGTATCCGCGGCTGCACGGGGTCGTGGACCGGCTGTGCGCGGTCGCGGACATGCCGAAGCCGCGGGTGGCGGTCGCGCACATGGAGATGCCGAACGCCTTCGCGACGGGGCGGAACGCCGATCACGCGGTGGTGTGCGTGACGACGGGGATGCTGCGGCGGCTGGAGCCGCACGAGCTGGAGGGTGTGCTCGCGCACGAGCTGTCCCATGTGGCGCACCGCGATGTCGCCGTCATGACGGTCGCCTCGTTCCTCGGGGTGATCGCCGGGCTCGTCGCACGCTTCGCGTTCTACTCGCACGTGTTCGGCGGGCGCCGCGACCAGAACACCGCCGTCGTCTTCAGTGTGATCATGGGCGTCTCCGCCGCCGTGTACGTGCTGAGCTTCCTGCTGATCCGGGTGCTGTCCCGGTACCGGGAGCTGGCCGCGGACCGGGCGGGCGCCCTGCTCACCGGGCGGCCCTCGGCGCTCGCCTCCGCGCTGACCAGGGTCACCGGGGACATCGCGCGCATCCCGACCCGGGACCTGCGGGCCTCGCAGGCCTTCAACGCCTTCTACTTCACCCCGGCGCTCGGCGGCCGGCCGCATCTGGCCCGCTTCTTCGCCACCCATCCCCCGCTGGAGCAGCGGCTCGACCAACTGGGCCGTATCTCGGCGGAGCTGGGCGAGGACTCCGCACCGGGATCCGGGAAGGCGGGCTGA
- a CDS encoding phosphotransferase family protein, with translation MGFDDQEWAATRAWVDKQLPAGREVLNWSVLHGGWTSEMRRLTLDDGTGLVLRSFVKPFFRLHAPGLLNREATILTLLAPYDDIPTPRLHAVDPTAELTDHPSLLMSLLPGSVRVAEDADLDARLDLLAGQLARIHAVVPEERPRTYQAWTSPERVSTPGGPLWERAVEVIQREAPAYEGCFLHRDFHPGNVLFTGSGSGTSVGTGTGTGTGMGEGLRISGVVDWVETSWGPADLDVAHCSTALALLYGAEYGFGFRERYEASGGRPLARDQDHLYWRLLDALAYAPDAEKVAVPWRDLGRTDLTPEVLGARLEAYVGGVWERYA, from the coding sequence ATGGGATTCGACGATCAGGAGTGGGCGGCGACCCGGGCCTGGGTGGACAAGCAGCTTCCGGCAGGCCGCGAGGTGCTGAACTGGTCGGTTCTGCACGGCGGTTGGACCTCGGAGATGCGTCGGCTGACGCTCGACGACGGGACGGGGCTCGTCCTGCGGTCGTTCGTGAAACCGTTCTTCCGGCTGCACGCTCCCGGGCTGTTGAACCGCGAGGCCACGATCCTCACGCTGCTCGCCCCATACGACGACATCCCCACGCCACGCCTGCACGCCGTCGACCCGACCGCCGAACTCACCGACCACCCCTCGCTGTTGATGTCCCTGCTGCCGGGGTCGGTGCGGGTGGCGGAGGACGCCGACCTGGACGCTCGGCTGGACCTGCTGGCCGGGCAGCTCGCGCGGATCCACGCGGTCGTGCCGGAGGAGCGGCCACGTACGTATCAGGCCTGGACCTCTCCTGAGCGGGTCAGCACACCTGGGGGTCCGTTGTGGGAGCGGGCCGTGGAGGTGATCCAGCGGGAGGCGCCGGCGTACGAAGGGTGTTTTCTGCACCGGGACTTCCATCCGGGGAACGTCCTGTTCACGGGCTCGGGCTCGGGCACGAGCGTGGGCACGGGCACGGGCACGGGCACGGGCATGGGTGAGGGCCTGCGGATCAGTGGGGTCGTGGACTGGGTGGAGACCTCGTGGGGGCCGGCGGACCTCGATGTCGCGCACTGCTCGACCGCGCTGGCGCTGCTGTACGGGGCGGAGTACGGGTTCGGGTTCCGCGAGCGGTACGAGGCGTCGGGTGGGCGCCCACTGGCCCGGGACCAGGACCACTTGTACTGGCGGCTGCTGGACGCGCTCGCCTACGCGCCCGACGCGGAGAAGGTCGCGGTGCCCTGGCGCGATCTGGGGCGGACGGATCTGACTCCGGAGGTGCTGGGAGCCCGGCTGGAGGCGTATGTGGGCGGAGTGTGGGAGCGGTACGCGTAG
- a CDS encoding DUF4191 domain-containing protein: MARKETAADAANPGRLKQIALTYKMTRRADKKIGLVLAAVGIITFGVFLAIGFLIGHPIYLGILGLLLAFLATAIVFGRRAERAAFGQMEGQPGAAAAVLDNVGRGWTTTPAVAMNRSQDVVHRAVGKAGIVLVAEGNPNRVKSLLAAEKRKMARIVADVPVHDLVVGTGEGQVELKKLRTTMLKLPRVLSGPQVTATNDRLRAMGDLMSNMPLPKGPMPKGMRMPKGGPKAR; this comes from the coding sequence ATGGCGAGGAAGGAAACCGCAGCGGACGCTGCGAACCCCGGGCGACTCAAGCAGATCGCTCTTACGTACAAGATGACCCGCAGGGCCGACAAGAAGATCGGTCTTGTACTCGCGGCTGTCGGAATCATCACCTTCGGTGTCTTCCTCGCGATCGGTTTCTTGATCGGTCACCCCATCTATCTGGGCATTCTCGGCCTCCTGCTCGCCTTCCTCGCGACGGCGATCGTCTTCGGACGGCGAGCCGAGCGGGCCGCGTTCGGACAGATGGAGGGCCAGCCGGGCGCCGCCGCGGCGGTCCTGGACAACGTGGGCCGTGGCTGGACCACGACGCCCGCGGTGGCGATGAACCGCAGCCAGGACGTGGTGCACCGGGCCGTCGGCAAGGCCGGCATCGTCCTGGTCGCCGAGGGCAACCCGAACCGTGTGAAGAGCCTGCTGGCCGCCGAGAAGCGGAAGATGGCCCGCATCGTCGCGGACGTGCCCGTGCACGACCTGGTCGTGGGCACCGGCGAGGGCCAGGTCGAGCTGAAGAAGCTCCGCACGACCATGCTCAAGCTGCCGCGCGTCCTTTCCGGCCCCCAGGTGACCGCCACCAACGACCGGCTCCGCGCGATGGGCGACCTGATGAGCAACATGCCGCTCCCCAAGGGGCCGATGCCCAAGGGCATGCGCATGCCGAAGGGTGGCCCGAAGGCCCGCTGA
- a CDS encoding SCO2195 family GlnR-regulated protein yields MQAAPVRATAIPSFTDALRAVESLLMSSGQRTARRNAWTSVLEDRRRAKDRVETERVLEEAVASRTS; encoded by the coding sequence ATGCAGGCCGCGCCCGTACGCGCCACAGCGATCCCGTCCTTCACCGATGCACTCCGTGCCGTCGAATCGCTGCTCATGAGCAGCGGTCAGCGCACCGCCCGTCGCAACGCCTGGACCTCCGTCCTGGAGGACCGCCGCCGCGCCAAGGACCGTGTCGAGACCGAGCGCGTCCTCGAAGAGGCCGTCGCCTCGCGCACGTCGTAA
- the glnII gene encoding glutamine synthetase, giving the protein MTFKAEYIWIDGTEPTAKLRSKTKILSDDAKGAELPIWGFDGSSTNQAEGHSSDRVLQPVFSCPDPIRGGDDVLVLCEVLNIDMTPHESNTRAALREVAEKFAAQEPIFGIEQEYTFFQDGTPLGFPKGGFPAPQGGYYCGVGADEIFGRDIVEAHLENCLAAGLAISGINAEVMPGQWEFQVGPVSPLEVSDHLWVARWLLYRTAEDFDVAATLDPKPAKGDWNGAGAHTNFSTKAMREGYDAIITACESLGEGSKPLDHVKNYGAGIDDRLTGLHETAPWNEYSYGVSNRGASVRIPWQVEKDGKGYIEDRRPNANVDPYVVTRLIVDTCCTALDKAGQV; this is encoded by the coding sequence GTGACCTTCAAGGCTGAGTACATCTGGATCGACGGCACCGAGCCGACGGCCAAGCTCCGTTCCAAGACGAAGATCCTCTCGGACGACGCCAAGGGTGCCGAGCTTCCGATCTGGGGCTTCGACGGGTCCTCCACGAACCAGGCCGAGGGGCACTCCTCGGACCGCGTGCTCCAGCCGGTCTTCTCCTGCCCGGACCCGATCCGCGGCGGCGACGACGTCCTCGTGCTCTGCGAGGTCCTCAACATCGACATGACGCCGCACGAGTCCAACACGCGTGCCGCGCTGCGTGAGGTCGCCGAGAAGTTCGCCGCGCAGGAGCCGATCTTCGGCATCGAGCAGGAGTACACCTTCTTCCAGGACGGCACCCCGCTCGGCTTCCCCAAGGGCGGCTTCCCGGCCCCCCAGGGCGGCTACTACTGCGGTGTCGGCGCCGACGAGATCTTCGGCCGTGACATCGTCGAGGCCCACCTGGAGAACTGCCTCGCCGCCGGCCTCGCCATCTCCGGCATCAACGCCGAGGTCATGCCCGGCCAGTGGGAGTTCCAGGTCGGCCCGGTCTCCCCGCTGGAGGTCTCCGACCACCTGTGGGTGGCCCGTTGGCTGCTCTACCGCACCGCCGAGGACTTCGACGTCGCGGCCACCCTCGACCCCAAGCCGGCCAAGGGTGACTGGAACGGCGCCGGTGCGCACACCAACTTCTCCACGAAGGCGATGCGCGAGGGCTACGACGCGATCATCACCGCGTGCGAGTCGCTGGGCGAGGGCTCGAAGCCGCTCGACCACGTCAAGAACTACGGCGCCGGCATCGACGACCGCCTGACCGGTCTGCACGAGACCGCCCCGTGGAACGAGTACTCCTACGGTGTCTCCAACCGTGGCGCCTCGGTCCGTATCCCGTGGCAGGTCGAGAAGGACGGCAAGGGCTACATCGAGGACCGCCGTCCGAACGCCAACGTCGACCCGTACGTCGTGACGCGGCTGATCGTCGACACCTGCTGCACCGCGCTGGACAAGGCCGGCCAGGTCTGA
- the lipA gene encoding lipoyl synthase, whose protein sequence is MSAVAPDGRKMLRLEVRNSQTPIERKPEWIKTRAKMGPEYTKMQSLVKSEGLHTVCQEAGCPNIYECWEDREATFLIGGDQCTRRCDFCQIDTGKPEALDRDEPRRVGESVVTMDLNYATITGVARDDLADGGAWLYAETVRQIHEQTARREAGQTKVELLAPDFNAVPELLQEVFASRPEVFAHNVETVPRIFKRIRPGFRYERSLKVITEARDYGLVTKSNLILGMGETREEVSEALRQLHDAGCELVTITQYLRPSVRHHPVERWVKPQEFVELKQEADEIGFSGVMSGPLVRSSYRAGRLYQMAMEQRHSAAPQRGGSYVASQAV, encoded by the coding sequence GTGTCCGCAGTCGCACCCGACGGACGCAAGATGCTGCGCCTGGAGGTCCGGAACAGCCAGACCCCCATCGAGCGCAAGCCCGAGTGGATCAAGACCCGGGCGAAAATGGGTCCCGAGTACACGAAGATGCAGAGCCTCGTGAAGAGCGAGGGCCTGCACACGGTCTGCCAGGAGGCGGGCTGCCCCAACATCTACGAGTGCTGGGAAGACCGCGAGGCGACGTTCCTCATCGGCGGCGACCAGTGCACCCGCCGCTGCGACTTCTGCCAGATCGACACCGGCAAGCCCGAGGCGCTGGACCGCGACGAGCCCCGCCGCGTCGGCGAGTCCGTGGTCACCATGGACCTGAACTACGCCACCATCACCGGCGTCGCCCGTGACGACCTCGCCGACGGCGGTGCCTGGCTGTACGCCGAGACGGTCCGGCAGATCCATGAGCAGACGGCCCGGCGCGAGGCCGGCCAGACCAAGGTCGAGCTCCTCGCGCCCGACTTCAACGCCGTCCCCGAGCTGCTTCAGGAGGTCTTCGCCTCCCGCCCCGAGGTCTTCGCGCACAACGTCGAGACGGTCCCCCGGATCTTCAAGCGCATCCGCCCCGGCTTCCGCTACGAGCGCTCCCTGAAGGTCATCACCGAGGCCCGCGACTACGGTCTGGTCACGAAGTCGAACCTGATCCTCGGCATGGGCGAGACCCGCGAAGAGGTCAGCGAGGCGCTGCGGCAGCTGCACGACGCCGGCTGCGAGCTGGTCACCATCACCCAGTACCTGCGCCCGAGCGTCCGCCACCACCCCGTGGAGCGCTGGGTCAAGCCGCAGGAGTTCGTCGAGCTGAAGCAGGAGGCCGACGAGATCGGCTTCTCCGGCGTGATGTCCGGCCCGCTCGTCCGCTCCTCGTACCGCGCCGGCCGGCTGTACCAGATGGCCATGGAACAGCGTCATTCAGCTGCTCCGCAGCGGGGCGGTTCCTACGTCGCCTCGCAGGCCGTCTGA
- a CDS encoding winged helix DNA-binding domain-containing protein, with protein sequence MGDGRRYVGVAERRARLALRQRLAGSVRAAGPEEVAGSLVALHGSDPATVHLAVGARLADPGRTVAETERALYTDRTLVRMHGMRHTVFVFPTDLTAVVHASTGITVAAKERAALLKQMAAAGAPDAAWLKEVEESTLAALARRGQATAAELAEDEPRLRQRFAYAAGKSYEGVHTVSTRLLKVLGVEGRVVRGRPLGSWTSSQFRWAVAPAHPELDVAEAQASLLGRWLAACGPATEADLKWWTGWRVTEVRRALAAIGARAVTLDEGTGYVTADDEAPVDEPAEPWAALLPALDPTAMGWRQRDWYVAPELRPALFDYSGNVGPTVWWNGRVVGGWAQRPDGEIVWRLLDTEGVGREGEAAIAAEGERLQGWVGATRVTPRFRTPLEKELA encoded by the coding sequence ATGGGTGACGGGCGGCGGTACGTCGGAGTGGCCGAGCGGCGGGCGCGGCTGGCGCTGCGGCAGCGATTGGCCGGATCGGTGCGGGCGGCGGGCCCGGAGGAGGTGGCCGGCTCGCTGGTCGCACTGCACGGCTCGGACCCCGCGACGGTGCATCTGGCGGTGGGCGCGCGGCTCGCCGATCCGGGGCGCACGGTGGCCGAGACCGAGCGGGCGCTGTACACGGACCGGACGCTCGTCCGGATGCACGGCATGCGGCACACCGTCTTCGTGTTCCCCACGGACCTGACCGCCGTGGTGCACGCCTCGACCGGCATCACGGTCGCCGCCAAGGAGCGGGCCGCGCTGCTGAAGCAGATGGCGGCGGCCGGGGCGCCCGACGCGGCCTGGCTGAAGGAGGTCGAGGAGTCGACACTGGCCGCGCTGGCCCGTCGCGGCCAGGCGACGGCGGCCGAACTCGCCGAGGACGAACCGCGATTGCGGCAGCGGTTCGCGTACGCGGCCGGCAAGAGCTACGAGGGCGTGCACACCGTCTCGACACGGCTGCTCAAGGTGCTGGGGGTCGAGGGCAGAGTCGTACGGGGGCGGCCGCTCGGCTCCTGGACGTCCAGCCAGTTCCGCTGGGCCGTGGCGCCCGCGCACCCCGAGCTGGACGTGGCCGAGGCCCAGGCGTCCCTGCTGGGCCGGTGGCTGGCGGCCTGCGGCCCGGCCACCGAGGCCGACCTGAAGTGGTGGACGGGGTGGCGGGTCACCGAGGTCCGCCGGGCGCTGGCGGCGATCGGGGCGCGGGCCGTGACGCTGGACGAGGGCACGGGGTATGTGACCGCCGACGACGAGGCCCCCGTCGACGAACCCGCCGAGCCCTGGGCCGCGCTCCTTCCCGCCCTCGACCCCACCGCCATGGGCTGGCGACAACGCGACTGGTACGTCGCCCCCGAACTCCGGCCCGCCCTCTTCGACTACAGCGGCAACGTCGGCCCGACGGTGTGGTGGAACGGCCGGGTGGTGGGCGGCTGGGCCCAGCGGCCCGACGGGGAGATCGTCTGGCGGCTGCTGGACACGGAGGGGGTGGGGCGGGAGGGGGAGGCGGCGATCGCCGCGGAGGGGGAGCGGCTTCAGGGGTGGGTGGGGGCGACCAGGGTCACGCCGCGGTTCCGGACGCCGCTGGAGAAGGAGCTGGCGTGA
- a CDS encoding SCO2583/SCO2584 N-terminal domain-containing protein yields MPGQDDDEREFDIKWADNAEHKEPSARARMLAARWKENPPAPQPFRADPGPVAPRRSSWVSTVIVFGCVAGLILLIGYINYRSSY; encoded by the coding sequence ATGCCCGGACAGGACGACGACGAGCGCGAGTTCGACATCAAGTGGGCGGACAACGCCGAGCACAAGGAGCCCTCCGCACGGGCCCGGATGCTGGCGGCGCGCTGGAAGGAGAACCCTCCCGCGCCGCAGCCCTTCCGCGCCGACCCCGGCCCGGTCGCGCCGCGCCGGTCGTCGTGGGTGTCGACGGTGATCGTCTTCGGGTGTGTGGCGGGGCTGATCCTGCTGATCGGGTACATCAACTATCGGTCGTCGTACTGA
- a CDS encoding DUF4360 domain-containing protein, protein MVRGLLLGGAVAALFAGALPAHADSPFEDPPPDKIVIKVATVNGSGCPQGTAAVAVSPDNTAFTVTYSDYLAQVGGGAPSTAFRKNCQLNLIVHVPGGFTYAIASVDYRGFASLQRGASGTEKASYYFQGSPDTASRTHAFNGPFEDNWQATDETEWAQLVWAPCGVERNFNINTELRVNKGTSPANSTSFMTMDSTDGDISTIYHLAWKECPEG, encoded by the coding sequence ATGGTTCGTGGTCTCCTGCTGGGCGGCGCGGTTGCCGCCCTCTTCGCCGGCGCGCTACCCGCGCACGCCGATTCCCCGTTCGAGGACCCGCCCCCGGACAAGATCGTCATCAAGGTCGCCACGGTGAACGGCTCCGGCTGTCCGCAGGGCACCGCCGCGGTCGCCGTCTCGCCGGACAACACCGCGTTCACGGTGACCTACAGCGACTACCTCGCCCAGGTCGGCGGCGGCGCCCCGTCCACCGCGTTCCGCAAGAACTGCCAGCTCAACCTGATCGTCCATGTACCGGGCGGCTTCACCTACGCCATCGCCAGCGTCGACTACCGAGGCTTCGCGTCGCTCCAGCGCGGCGCGAGCGGCACCGAGAAGGCCTCGTACTACTTCCAGGGCTCCCCGGACACGGCCTCCAGAACGCACGCGTTCAACGGCCCCTTCGAGGACAACTGGCAGGCCACGGACGAGACCGAGTGGGCCCAACTGGTGTGGGCGCCCTGCGGAGTCGAGCGCAACTTCAACATCAACACCGAGCTGCGTGTGAACAAGGGGACGTCGCCGGCGAACAGCACGAGTTTCATGACCATGGACTCGACGGACGGTGACATCAGCACGATCTATCACCTGGCGTGGAAGGAGTGCCCTGAGGGGTGA